The Chthoniobacterales bacterium genome includes the window TTTTGGACGGCGCAGAGATGCTCGCGCCGGACTTCTGCACAATATTAAATAAACGTCTCGGAATTCCTGTCCTTCATTATCCTCAAGGCGACGCCTACGGCAAGCGACCGTGGCCAGAGCTAAGCTGGCGAAGCCTGAGTCGTCACATTTACCGCCGGCAACATTTCTGGGCCGATCTCGCTGAAATGCAACCCACCAGTGAACAACACGCGTGCATTCTCCAATTTTTGGGGCTGGCGGAACATGTATTTTCGAATGAATTCGGCGATTTGGTCAAACAACAGAAGCAGATCTTCGAGCTACAGGCCGCCAAGGATCAGTTTCTCACCATGTTACACGAAGTTTCGCGTGACTTGCTCGACGAAGCCGACCGATCAGTAGCTCTCACGCCCGAATCGATTGCGTCAGCTATGTCTACAGTGAGGGAGCACATTAACGCTACGCGTCAGCAACGAACTCGCATTTTGGAAGAACTTGCCACGTCAGCGGAGAATGGAACACGCGATCAGGATGAAAGCAGTGTAACCTTTTTTCAACAGACCAGCAATGAACTCAGTAGATTTCGGGAAAAGGCGGAAAGCGTTCGTTCCGCGAGACTTCAACTCGAACAACGTGCAAAGGACATTGAGCTCTTCGGCTCGCACGTAACCCAAGAAATTGATCGCCTAGCCAGAGCACGCTCTGCGGGAGCCACTTTGGCGGACTTAAAAGTTACCCATTGTCCCGCTTGCGACCGTTCGCTTGATCCCCCACATACCGAACAGTCTATCTGCTATGTTTGTCGGCATGAGGTTCCCTCCAATACTTCGCCGTCGGATCAGCGAATTGATTTTGAATTGGCACAACTGAAGGCGGAGCAAGCTGAATCTATGGAACTGCTCGCTACATTGCGAGCCGACCTTGAAGCGCACGTAGTTCTCGAGCGTGATTTGAGCGGTAAGCAAAGAAGGACGGAAGCAATGCTCCAGCCGATCCGCCGCAAAGCCGCCGCGATTCTACCGCCCGAGCTCGCAGCGTTGGATGTTCGCACAGGTCAATTAGATGAACGTTTGGCACAGCTCCAACGGATACAAATAACATTCGCGAAGCGTGAGCAACTAACGGCTGAGATTCGACGGATCGAAGCAGCCGTTGCCGAACTTGAGACCAAGGTGCAGGAACAATCGAGGGCGGTCAATTTTGAAGAGGCCGCCGAGTGGCTCGAAGATGGGATTAATGATTATTTGAACGCCATAAACCGTCGCCAGCCCGGCGCGTGGCCCCACGACAACAGGATTAAGGTCTCCCTGCGGGAGAGGCAGTTTCGAATCACGATCGGCGGCAGCAAATGGGACACAAAACTCGGGGGCACTCTCACACTCTACTTTCTACTCGCATATAATTATGGCCTACTGCGCCTAACGAGTCGCGCGCAGTGTCATTATCCGGGTTTGGTGATACTCGACTTTCCTCCCGAACTTGAGGAAACGTCGATCAGAGACAAAGAGAATTTTGTAATCGAACCATTTGTCGATCTGGTACGACGAGCCGGGTTCGAGAAAACTCAGGTGATTGCGGCGGGGGCCGTCTTCGAAAACCTGCAAGATGCAAATCGCATCGAACTAAACCAAGTCTGGACTGTTTGAACCGATCGAGGAATATGGCACGGTTAATTACCGCTCCGCCTCACCACTCCTAGCCAAGAAGCTCAACGCGTTCTTGGATGAATTGCGCGATCTGCGCCGGCGTGAACTGTCGGGCGTCGATGTACCCATCGGTATTGAATACGCCCTCGACCACGCCGTCGTCTAACCGAACAAACATGATCCTTTTGTGGTCCCGTTTCATGATGATTTCTCGGATGGCCCGGAATTCGATACCGCACCAGTCTTTTCCTTGGTATTCCTCGCAGAGAAACACTACAACTAGCTTAGCTCGACTGCGGTAAATGTCTTGGAGCAAGATGTCGAGCGACGGACGTGCCAGTTGGGACACGTAATTGTTGTCGTAAAAGTATGAATTTGGCCCTATCCGACGTTCGAGTTCCAGTGCGATTGCCTCCACGGTTACCCGAGCCTCCCCTGGAAAAGAAAGTGCAACATCAAACGCGTGAGTCGTGATATCAACGGCCTTTGAAATATCACGAACCCACTCAGGAAGAGTGATCCCCTTTGCTCGTAGCTCCTTCGCGAGGTTGATGTCCTTAACGGCCCAGTGCGTGCGATTCATTTCCCACTTCCCAATGTCGAGTTCGAATGCGAGGGCAACGAGGTCCCTTGCCGACAAGAAAGGATGGACCTCTTGCAGTTCGTATTCGATTCGCACCTGACCCTGACGCTTGGTGAGGTCTCTCAGTACGCCAAATTGGGGAGCAACCTTGCTTGGCGTTTCATACGCGAAGATGCTCGGAAGCTTTCTGAGTTCGTTTACAGCATTTGCATCGAGCTCAGCAAAACGCTTGGTGATTGCCGTATCGGTGTACTCCCTCACGCACCGACCGACCTCCAAAAGCCAGGGGCTTCCATTCCACGTTTCTTCGACCGAGGAGACGAGCAAGTTGTACATGTTGTTTGTCTTTAGCAGCGATTAGTCGGAGCGAAGGCCTAATCTATCGGGATGTTTTCATGATGTTATAAAGCCTTAAAGCTAGCCGGAACTGGCGTGCGGTAAAAGGAAGTTTCCACCTCGGATTCGGACCTTGTGCGGCATGTTTTAATGGTGGTCTATGAATGAACCACCATTCGTTAATAAACGGAACCCCGCACAGAAGTGGGTTTGCTATTTCCGCGTCAGCACCAACAAGCAAGGCCACAGCGGCCTTGGATTGGACGCACAACGCGACTCGGTCACTCGCTACATCACGGAGAAAGGCGGCGCGATAATCGCGGTGTTCACTGAAATCGAGTCGGGCAAGAAAGCTTCGAATCGACCAGCCCTGAACGAGGCTATTGCGATGTGCCGTGCCAAACGCGCGACCCTCTGCATCGCGAAGCTGGATCGACTGGCGCGGAACGTTCATTTCATTTCAGGCCTCTTGGAAACGGGGGTCAATTTTCTGGCGGTCGATCAACCAACGAAAGATCGGTTCATGCTGCATCTCCACGCGGCCTTCGCGGAGGAGGAGGCCCGACGAATTTCGATTCGAACCAAGGAGGCGCTGGCGGCCGCGAAGCGACGGGGGGTCGATATCGGTGCGACCGGACGCACACTCGCCGCACGCCACAAGGCCGAAGCCTTGGCCCGGGCCAAGGCTTACGTTCCAATCATCGCCGAGCTACGACGCGCTGGAATCACGCAAGTGCGACAGACCCGAGATGAATTGAACAGGCGTGGAGTGCCTTCGCCTGGCGGCGCGCATTGGCATTTGCTCAATACGCACAAAATGCTCAATCGCATTGCCGCGTTGAGCGGCTAATCATCGAAGCTGTGCGGCCAAGTTGGCCACGTAACTTGGCTTTAGCTTAACACTCTTCATGAGAATCGCGGATGGACTGACCGGCGGGGGCGCGACGGGTTGCGTCAAAGCCGCTCCGGTCAAGACGACGACGCGACCGGTGCTCGTGGGAATGAGAATACGGTCAAAACACCGCAAATGAGGCACAAACCCTACAGCCTCCGCGCTGGTGTTGTGTTTCACCCCCCACCCCAACACGATGAACTTCCCACTTCCGCTCGGAACCGGGAAATAGAGATTTTTCCCACCCGAAAGCCGCCATGCGGTCAACGCACCCGCGCTTTTCGGGTTTCGAAAATAATAAGTGTTGAGGATTTCAATGTAGTCGTCGGGCGCCGGTGCGATGAGCCGCAGTGTTGCCGCTTCCTGCCAGACTCTGAACAAAAGACGTAACGTAGGGTCGCCGGGGATTTGCTGGTGTTCGAGGGGGGAATATCCCGAAAATTGGAGGCCAAAGACGGACTGAGCCCCACCAGGGTTCTCGCCGATGAAGGTGCCAGCACACTTGCCAACCGTCCCACTAATCTGCGGTTGCCAATACAGTCGCGTGTCCCGGCGCATAATATTTGGCGCAATCGAGAGGTCCCAATCAGCCCAATAGTGAGAATGTGTGATATCCCGTTGTGTTTTCATGACGGCTTAAACGCCGTTCGTGCTCCCAGACAACTCCTTTACGATCCGCAATCCGCCACTAGTGTGATTATCCGGTGATTGCCAAGCTAGTGAAAGACAGAAAGAACGCGGGACTACTTGCGCCCGAACAGTTTGCGAAATGGATGAGTTCCAATCGTGCCAATGACAAAAAGCATGGCCGGAAGGTTTACCGCTATCACCCGAGGTCGGACGAACACTCGAAACGCTTGTGTGCACTCGTTTTGGATGACTTGAAGGCCGTCTGTCCCCCGTTGGCTGAGCAGATTAATACGGGCGAAGTTCTCGCCCGAATTAACGCTGTTGTCGTTTTCGACAATGGCAAAACCAAGGCGTTGGATCTCGCGATTGGCGAGCCCACCAGACCGCGGCCAGGAGAGCTAACATTACAAGGCCTTCCGGCGGGAACGATCGGCAAAGTGCGACTCTCTTGTGAAGCAAAACAGTGTATGACGGAGCACTCGAAGACAAAGCCACGTATTTTTGATGAACTCTCCTCCTCGCATGAAATTGTTCACCAAGGAGAATCTTCTGCGATCGCGACCGGGATTGTGGTTGTCAATGCGGCTCCGCGTTTCGCCTCTCCTCTTCGGCAGTCGCCGACCCCAGCTGAGATAATGTTTTCAAAACACTCGCAGCCCAAAGTAACTGCGGACATGGTGCGCCACCTTCGCGGTTTGAAACGTCGAGACGGCGCGACGGGCGTAGGATTCGACGCTTTCGCTACGATTGTCGTTGATTGTGACAACACCAGCGATTGCAGTTTGGTCACCTCTCCGCCAGCGCCACAATTGGCAGAAAGTGACAATTACGAGGCGTTCTTGCTCAAGGTCGCCTCCAGCTATGCGGAGCGTTACGGGTGAACCGTGATTTGCGGAGTCTGCCGAAACAAGTGCTGTTGCGCGGCTGCATTCACGATCTTTGTTCGCGCGAGTTGAAAGTATTCTGCATCCAGCTCGTTCATGATGCTGTTTCTGTTCGCCTTCATCGCAGCCAACGTCGTTGAGCCCGTGCCTCCAAATGGGTCGAGGACAGTGTCGCCAGTAAACGAAAACATCCTTACCAAACGATAAGCAAGTTCGACGGGGAATGGTGCGGGATGATGTTTGGTTGATTCCCCACGGAGGTCAGTCCAAATGGGGCGAAACCACTGGGCCTGTTCTTCCTTTGTGAGTCGAGACGACGATCTCTGATCTGATGTGGGTTGTCGGTAAGCGCCATGCTTTCGCAGCATCAGAATATACTCGATATCATTCTTGATTATCCCGTTGGGCTCGTAAGGCTTTCCGAGAAATCCGCCACCGTTTCCTTCGGCTTCGAACGCCGCGTTGGCTATTTTGTTCCAGAGGATTGGAGTCAGATAGTCAAAACCGAGGCGCTCCGCGCGGACGGAGTAATGCGCATGCAGAGGAATTACGAGGTGTCGTCCGTTGTTTCGACGGCGGGCAAGACAAACATCGCCGGTGTTACAGACGAGTCGTCCTCCGGGTATCAATACGCGATAGCAATGACGCCAGACTTTGTCGATCTCGTCTAGGAAACTGTCCAAATCGGCGAGGTTGCCAAGCTGCGACTCGTGGGCGTTGTAGCGTTTGAGATTAAAATACGGCGGAGACGTTACAACAAGGTGCACGCTCGCATCTGGAATCCACTCCATCGCTCGGGCGTCGCCGCAATGGAGTGTATGCTGAGTGGCGGCACCCGCATATTCGGTTTGCGGCGGGATGGCGGTCGCCGTGATAGAACGCTCCGACCGCGACGCTACGACACTAGGACCGTCCAGCTCTGAGACGGTCGATTTAGGGCGCAGCATTACCGAAGTTTACGACGGCGGAAAGCCCGGTGCAATTCTTCCGTTCATAATCGAGACATCAATTCAGATTTCGGACGCAAGAATTTTGACCACCCAAGTTTCTCCAGCTTGTTGTGCGCCCGCTTTTTCCCTGCACGGGCGTCGGCGACCAACGCCTTTTTCAGTTTTGCGTCATGGCCAGGCAGAAACCGGCCGCCTTTCGTTCGACCACCGCAACCGCACAGACATTCGGGGAGTTTGAGTTTTCTTTTCGTGTTCATCCCAAAATTAAAACACGCCCGGGAATTCCCCCTTTCGACAAGAGTTTCGGTCGCTTTTAGGGGATAGTTCGTCGCCTAAATATCTCCGCGAATTGACGTGCGACACGTCCGCGCCGTCCGCAAGGCCGCGCGCGTCGCGCGCGCACGCGCGAGAGTCTCGGAAGTTGGTTTCTCGATTGGAAGCGGCGCACCCCTACCTATCCGCGTGAGGACGCGACGATTTCGAACTCGACCTTACGCCAAGCGCTGGCTGCGCAGGAACAAGAGAATCCGGCGCAGCCTATTTACAGCGGTGCTGTATGCTCTGGCTGGTTGCCATTCCCCGTAGCGGGATTGCCGAATTCCTGCAGGGGCGATTGCCACGACACGATTTCTGCGCGGTCGAGGCAATTACTATAGTTTTCGCCAAGAATTCCTGTAAACGTGATCGAGTCGCCCTCGGACAACAGGAGGGCTCGATCACGTTCTGAATCGGGGAGCCACAACCAAACATCCGAATCCCACCAAGGTGAAGAACGCGGGTCCATCTGTACATCAACCTTCACCACGTATTCGCCGCTCACAGAATGAACTTTGCCAGTCCATTTTATCTTCTTCCCCTGAATTTGCTTCCAGCTTTCATCTCTTTGAATCTCCGTCTGCGGAGATTCTCGACGTAGGAGCGACGCGACCGTCGGCCAGTCGATGTTGGAAATCGAAATCTCGGGATGGAGCGCTGCCTTCCGCTCCTCCCAAAGAGCACTCAACGATTGCAAGTTCGTGTCAACATACCACCGCCCTACACATACGAGAGACAGGCCGAAATACCAAACCCACACTCTCGAATCCAATGGCTCTGCTGAAAACCACCACCCAGCGATCAAGAGAGCGAACGCACACTGCGCGATGACTATGATACTGCCAAGTGGCGCACCCTTATCTTTTCGTGGCCGTTCGATCCCATAGTAAGAGATCGCCACACCGACGACGAACGCCACCGCTGCGGCTGGAATCGTCTGGGCGCGTGTATAAGAGCTCGGCATTGACGCGGCGACGGCGGCAAACGTGAGGCCATATTCGAGGCCGAACATCACCAGCTCGCGACCAATGGCGTAACCAAGGGCGGTCTCTTGCCGACCCTCTTCCGCGAGAAATAGGCAGAAGCGGTACAGCTTCGTTATCAGGCAGCCTACGGCAGCGAGAATTGCGGCAAGCGCCACGAGCCCCAAAAAGATTGCGACGAGCTGTGCCAAAGAGTCTCCCTCTAGAACCCGGCTGCAGGTATTAACAAACCCGTGCGGAATTCGGCACGATTACAGCACGGCAGATTTACTAGCGTCAAGTGCCGGATTCGGCACGGATGGAGAACCCTCGCAACATGATCGGCCCGCAGTTGAGGCAAATTCGTAATAATCGTGGGCTATCTCAGCCGAAGCTGGCAGAACTGCTCCAGCGGAAGGGCTGGGATATTTCGCGCGATACCGTTGCCAAGATTGAAGATCAGCGGCGGTGGGTGTCCGATTTCGAGACCGCGTTTCTCGCGGAAGTGTTGCAGGTACCGCTGGAGGTGTTATTCGTAGCGCCCGGGCGCTCTCCAAAAGCGCGCGATTACATTTCGCGACTCGAGCGACCGCTAGGTTGAGCAGTCGCTAAAGGGATTGAGCCTGCCGAAGGGAGGTCGTGGAACGCGCACTTTCAGCCCCCGGCATAGGCCGCGTCTTTGTCGCCAGCCTCGGCGATTAAATTATCCCACGGCCAGTGAACGGTACTAAACCGTCGATACAAAAGTAATTGCTTGTCAACAATGTACACTCGCTCTGTCGACTGATTATAGGATAGCACCATCCCGCGACCATCCTCATCAACTTGCAACTCCTCGATTTTTTCCAGCACCGTTTTCAAGTTCCCGCTTTGAATACGGTGCTGTCGTGCATGAGCAACCTTGAAGATATCCTGAAGGGATAAACCGTTAAGAAGATCCGAATCGGAGGCATCCATTATCACGGCAATGGCATGGGCATAAATGCCCGTCGAGTTCTTTCGCGTTCTGATCCCGCCAGACACGTTTGCCGCGAACTGTTGGTAGAGTGGATTAAGCAGCTCCGCGTATTCGAGCGCCGCTTGTTCGAGGGAGGCAGCATCGTCGAATTCCTTTGTGATGAAAAATCCGTCGGTAATTCCTGCTGCATCCAGAGTCTTCAAAGTGAGCTGCTGCAAGATCCCGGCATTAGCGAATGAAAGGGACGCCAGCTGTTCTTGAATGCGGGGAGAGAAATTTATTCCAAGAGCCCTTCCACCTTTATCCAGAATGCGACGCAGGTCCGGTCTGTTCCATTCGACCGCGATCTCGTGGACACGACCAGAAAGGTCCGGATTGAGATGCAGGAGCATGTTCGATTGACTCCAGACACCGACGATCACGACGAACAATCTGTAATCCCACAACGCCTTCAGATCGAATGCGAATTCCCGGCGCGCCGCGATTGTCATATAGTGAAAATCTTCAATAACCAAGCGCCGCCCCGATTCCCGAATCAAGTCCGCGACGAAGCGAAGATCGTTTATATCATGACCCACCTGTTGCGATGTCGTCGCTTCATTTGAAGCCCCACCAAGTTCTGCGCCGAGACCGACTTTGGCCAGCAACTTCACTCCAAATTCTCCCTTGGCCGTAAGTTTACCTTTAATGGCACTGCTGGATTCTGCTGACACAACAAGTTGGATATCAAGCTGCGACAGAGCGTCGATGTAGACATCGCGCACGCTTTTCGACAATCGACATTGCACAACCAGCGCGTCAGGAATCGCATTTTGCCGAAGCCAGGACTTTCCGCACTTCGACTCGCCCCTCAGCGCGATATGTGAATCACGGTTCAGATAAGTTCCGAATTCTGCGTCCAATTCGCCGCGATCAATATACGAAACGGGACGGACCGTAGCGGCAATCCCAAACACCTCATGCGTTTTCATTTGGCCGAGTGTTACCGCCGAATGATCCGAAATCCAGCATCATCGAGCTTAATTCCGGCTCCCGCCGTAGCACGGCGCAGGCGAACTCGTGGAACGGGCTGGGAACGGCTGGGTCGCTCGATGCCGCGCAGCGACATCCTGAAAAGCCCCGCAAGGAACGCGAGATACTGCGGATCGGCCAACCGCTTCCAATACAGATCGTTTAGGCGAGCGTGCTCCTCTGGAGGCAGGCGGAGATATTGATCAAAGGAGGGTGAGGTCATGTGGGGGGATCGAAAGGCGAGCGAGATCGCTAGCTGTTCGATTTTTTGGTGGAGGGTTTCTGGGGGATCATGGGCAAAGTGTGGCAAGTCTCGCGTTCGGGTAGAAGGAAAAAAAGCATCCCTCGGAGCCCAGCCAGAGGGACGTGTCGCGCCACCACGAAAACTTTCCGGAGGCATCGCCGTGGGCTTCGGAGATGCCTCCGTCGCGCTTGGCGGTTGCGTCCGCTACTCCGAGACTGCCCCAATGGCGATCGGGCACCGCGTCGAATGCATTTTTATCAAACTCACGAGACCCTTACGGCAGGTACTCCATCGGTGGAAACACCTGTATCCCGTGCCATTCATAGCCAAGCCCATCTGCGGTTTTGCCAATTCGCAACGCGTGCTTGAGGGCTGCACACTGCGCGGACGGCGATTCGACAACACTCTGAACGAATGTGTATGCAGCATCCTCAAGTTGCGACGCGACAATATGCGGTAAGAGGTAGGGACCGATCCGGCGGATCGAGTTGAGCTGTTTGAGAACTCGACGAATGCGTTGGAAGTGCAGTTCGCGCTCGGCTTGCGAATCGGCGGCATCTGGCTTGAGGAACGATGCCATTGTCGCAATCGCAGTTTCCGCGTCCCGCACCCACGCCACCGATGGAATAGAGATAAACAGCAACCGGGCGAGGGCGATCCAATCCGGATCGCCGTAGGATTCGCGTGCCTTGCGCTCCAGCGCGAGGGCGCTTGCTAGAAAGTCGCCCGCAAGACGCTTCGGCATTTCGCGGCGGAACTGTGCGGCGCGTAACTTCGCATCCAAGATGATCTCCGCGTTCTCTTCGGAAAAAGTCCTCGCTCCATCGGGAGCGAGACAAGCGCCAATAAGGGCAATCGCTTTGTCCAGGGAGAGAGCTGCATCCACTACCGCAGAAATTCGACGAACTTTCTCTCCGAACTCCATCCAACCGGTGTCACCTCGGTGGCGGATGATCGGGGTCGCGAGTTTTCCGCAGCTGCGCGCAAACCGTTTTTGGACGCCGCGAGGAATTGATTCCTCGCGGTCCCCGCACAATTGTACGGCCTTTCCAAGGCAAATCAGATCGTCTCCGGACCAGCCCGGCTCCTTCCTCTTGCGGAAAGTGGCCTCGATCTTGGTAATCACCCATTCCACGAGCGCTGTGTTCGGCGGGTGCGGCATCTCGTCGTAATCATCAACCGTCGCGACATCAGCTCGGTTCGGGTTCGGGGTTTGGTCGATTTTGTTCATCGGTTGGCGGTTTCAAGGTTTGCGTCGCCCACCAGTTCCGGACGAATCCAATATTTTTCGGAATTAGCTCTGCCTGAACGGCCGTACCGAAACTTGCGGTTCCAGCGACGGTTTAGTTGCCACATCCAGCTTCGCATTGGGGTCTTAAAACCAGCGTGATCGTGAATTAGTTGCTCGCCCGATTTCAACGCAAGCAGCAGTTTAGTTTCCTTTCTAGGACCGGGACCAAGCGGCTTGCTCAGGTCGAAGTAACGCGGTTTCACTCCCCCTTTTCTCTCCCGATTTTGTCGGTGATGCGAGCCGGAACGCTGCTTCAAAGCGGAATTGTACGCGCCAACCCCGTTCACCTGTCAAGCGATTCAGAATTCCGTTCGCATGCTCGCAAAGGAGGCCTTCATTCGAGCCCCACAACAACAAACGAAAGGGAAACTCAATGGAAAACACGATGGAAGAAAACGCCGAACGTCATCTCACGAAGGATCAAGATCAACCCTTACCCATCGGAGAGTTCGGGAAGATAGACCTCGCGAAATTCCGGATCCCCCAAGAAGGACTCGGCGAGGGTCAAACCGAGAGAATCATGACAACCGTGCGCGTAGGGAAACCGACGAAGACCGCGTTTTTCCGCGTCAACCCGGCGCAGAATTACCGAATGCTGGCCGGCATTGTCGAGGTCGGCGCAATGGAACCTGAAGCGTATCTTGTTGTCGGGGCTCTTTGCGAGGCGCTGCTCGAGGAAGCGACGTTTTCGACGCGCATGCTGGTGACGGCGGTGACACTCGGCAGCACGCCGTTTATCTGGCCACTGAAAATGTCGACCGATAATTCGTGGACGCGTAGCGCTCACGACGCGGCGGAAATCGCAGAAAAGCGTTGGATTCGCCTTAAGGCGAACTCGGAACTCCGAGCGTACGAACTCATCGCCGCCGTTAACCAGAATCGGGAGCCGGTCTGGCCAGCGTTGTCGTTCGAGGAACTGGTCGATCTCGCGTTTCGCGGTCGCGTGATCGACACGGCTGATCATCCCGTGCTTCGCCAGCTGCGCGGCGAATAAGGTGGATTCGGTGTTCGCGGCTTTCCCTGAAATCTGGGTCGAGGACAGTGAGTTCGCGCAGGCTCCGGGCTGCCGTCCTATACCGCACTGTATCGTCGCCCGTGAGCTTCGCAGCAATCGTGTAATCCACCAGTGGGTCGCCGGCTCGGCGTGGTCGACCGAGCCAGCGAGCCCACATTTTTTATCTAGCGATCAGGCCCTGACAGTCACGTTTTTTGGCTCTGCCGAGGCTGGATGCCGTTTGGCCTTGGGAATGCCGCTACCCGCCAACCACATCGACCTTTACGCGGAATTCCGACTCCTGACGTGCGGGTCGCACTGGGACGGCGGTTATGCGTTGGTCGATGCCCTGCGGTATTTCGGAATCGACGCAGTGGACGCAGCGGGAAAAACCGAGATGCGCAAACTGGCGGTCCGCGGCGGCCCGTTCACCGCAGAGGAGAAACGCGACCTCCTCCGATATTGCGAGCGGGATGTCGAGGCGACCTTGCGGCTTTTTGGCGTAATGCGGGATAAGATTGACCTTCCGCGCGCCTTGATCCGCGGTCGCTACGTGAACGTGGTCGCTATGATGGAGCATCACGGAATTCCGGTCGACGCGGACCTGGTCGGCCAACTCCGGGAAAATTGGGCGGAAATCCGCGGCTTGCTGATTTCGAGCGTTGACCGCGACTACGGCGTCTTCGACCGGGGCTCATTCAGGACTCGTAGGTGGGAGGAATGGCTGCGTACGCGTGGAATTGAGTGGCCTCGGCTTGCTAGCGGCGCGATGGCGCTAGACTTCGACACGTTTCGGGATGTTGCCCGGTCGTATCCAGAAGTCGCGCCGATGAAGGAGCTGCGCGCGACTCTCAGTAAATTGCGGATTGATAGCTTGCCCGTCGGCCCAGACGGCAGGAACCGCACGTTACTCTCTCCCTTTCGCGCGAAAACCGGGCGCAATCAGCCGAAGTCGAGTCAATTCATTTTCGGTCCGGCGAAGTGGGTACGCGGCCTGATTCGCCCACCTGCAGGGAAGGCCCTCGCCTACTGTGATTTTTCAAATCAGGAATTTGGAATTTCGGCTGCGCTCTCCGGAGACATCGGCATGCAAGCGGCATACTGCACGGGCGATCCGTACCTTGCGTTTGCGAAGAGTGCCGGCGCTGCTCCCGAAGACGCGACCGCCAAAAGCCACAGGGCGGCTCGCACGCTGTTCAAGACCTGCGTGCTCGGGATGCAGTACGCCATGGGAGCGGAGACCCTCGCGCGTCGGACCAAGCTTTCTATCGCGCACGCGCGTGCGTTGATCGACACGCACCGCACGACGTATCCCGCGTACTGGAGATGGACTCAGAGCGTGCAGGATCAAGCGACCCTTAACGGGCAGTTGCAGGCCTCTTTCGGATGGCGCGTGCGTGTCAACGACGACACGAATCCGCGGTCGACTGGCAATTTTTTGGCGCAGGCGAACGGCGCGGAGATGCTCCGCGTTGCCTGCATCCTGGCGTCTGAAGCCCGGGTCGCAATCTGCGCTCCCCTGCACGATGCGCTCTTGATCGAAGCCGACGCGGACGACATTGATGTTCACGTCGAGCTTTGCCGGTCGGCAATGCGCCGGGCGAGCGAACTCGTGCTGGCAGGGTTTCCTCTGCGGATCGAGGCCAAAATCACCCGCTATCCTGATCGCTTTCCGACCAGCGCGGCAGCGATGTGGGAAAAAGTCCTGGGCATTCTGGATCAGGTCGCGCCCGATGCCGCGGTGGGTCGCAACGGGACACCGAGTGTGTCGCCGGGAAACACCCGGCTCCTCTTTTCATAACTCTTCTTATGGATCGAAAAGTTTTTGACCTTTCCCACTACCGTGGCCGAGACGAATCACCGATCTCCACCCGGCGGAGTTCGACCGCTTTGGGTGCCCGCAGGCAGGGCGAATTCTTGAAAGGCCCTATTCCGCTGTCGTGGCTCAGCGTTGCCGCCTGTTTACCGGGCAAAGCCCTCCATGTTGGTGTCGCCATCTGGTTTGAGCACGGCCGGAGAAAGCACGCACAGTTCAAATTGACCGCCGCCATCGTCAAACGGTTCGGCGTGGCTCGCAAGGCAGGATATCGCGCTCTGGGCACGTTGGAGCGTGCCGGTTTGATCAAAACAGATCGCCGACACGGCAAGAACCCTATCATCACACTCACTACCGAGCCCAAACCCTTGGACCGGGGCGGCTCGCGCCCCTCCAACGACGTGCAAACGCGGGAAAGACCGGAGCAGCCGTGAGCGGTAAGATTAGAGCTACGCCCTCTTCGCGA containing:
- a CDS encoding TIR domain-containing protein, which codes for MYNLLVSSVEETWNGSPWLLEVGRCVREYTDTAITKRFAELDANAVNELRKLPSIFAYETPSKVAPQFGVLRDLTKRQGQVRIEYELQEVHPFLSARDLVALAFELDIGKWEMNRTHWAVKDINLAKELRAKGITLPEWVRDISKAVDITTHAFDVALSFPGEARVTVEAIALELERRIGPNSYFYDNNYVSQLARPSLDILLQDIYRSRAKLVVVFLCEEYQGKDWCGIEFRAIREIIMKRDHKRIMFVRLDDGVVEGVFNTDGYIDARQFTPAQIAQFIQERVELLG
- a CDS encoding recombinase family protein gives rise to the protein MNEPPFVNKRNPAQKWVCYFRVSTNKQGHSGLGLDAQRDSVTRYITEKGGAIIAVFTEIESGKKASNRPALNEAIAMCRAKRATLCIAKLDRLARNVHFISGLLETGVNFLAVDQPTKDRFMLHLHAAFAEEEARRISIRTKEALAAAKRRGVDIGATGRTLAARHKAEALARAKAYVPIIAELRRAGITQVRQTRDELNRRGVPSPGGAHWHLLNTHKMLNRIAALSG
- a CDS encoding site-specific DNA-methyltransferase gives rise to the protein MLRPKSTVSELDGPSVVASRSERSITATAIPPQTEYAGAATQHTLHCGDARAMEWIPDASVHLVVTSPPYFNLKRYNAHESQLGNLADLDSFLDEIDKVWRHCYRVLIPGGRLVCNTGDVCLARRRNNGRHLVIPLHAHYSVRAERLGFDYLTPILWNKIANAAFEAEGNGGGFLGKPYEPNGIIKNDIEYILMLRKHGAYRQPTSDQRSSSRLTKEEQAQWFRPIWTDLRGESTKHHPAPFPVELAYRLVRMFSFTGDTVLDPFGGTGSTTLAAMKANRNSIMNELDAEYFQLARTKIVNAAAQQHLFRQTPQITVHP
- a CDS encoding helix-turn-helix transcriptional regulator; translation: MENPRNMIGPQLRQIRNNRGLSQPKLAELLQRKGWDISRDTVAKIEDQRRWVSDFETAFLAEVLQVPLEVLFVAPGRSPKARDYISRLERPLG
- a CDS encoding DNA polymerase, whose translation is MPLPANHIDLYAEFRLLTCGSHWDGGYALVDALRYFGIDAVDAAGKTEMRKLAVRGGPFTAEEKRDLLRYCERDVEATLRLFGVMRDKIDLPRALIRGRYVNVVAMMEHHGIPVDADLVGQLRENWAEIRGLLISSVDRDYGVFDRGSFRTRRWEEWLRTRGIEWPRLASGAMALDFDTFRDVARSYPEVAPMKELRATLSKLRIDSLPVGPDGRNRTLLSPFRAKTGRNQPKSSQFIFGPAKWVRGLIRPPAGKALAYCDFSNQEFGISAALSGDIGMQAAYCTGDPYLAFAKSAGAAPEDATAKSHRAARTLFKTCVLGMQYAMGAETLARRTKLSIAHARALIDTHRTTYPAYWRWTQSVQDQATLNGQLQASFGWRVRVNDDTNPRSTGNFLAQANGAEMLRVACILASEARVAICAPLHDALLIEADADDIDVHVELCRSAMRRASELVLAGFPLRIEAKITRYPDRFPTSAAAMWEKVLGILDQVAPDAAVGRNGTPSVSPGNTRLLFS